From Oryza sativa Japonica Group chromosome 4, ASM3414082v1, one genomic window encodes:
- the LOC107280637 gene encoding cysteine-rich receptor-like protein kinase 27, giving the protein MTLEIIVGQSTSKFDNDNCTGLVEYAWQHFVRRTVEDMLDGDHLGLVNDEQVQQASRCVHVALLCVQSNRSVRPSMDRVHGVLGSKEELEEPSTPGFVAAAAAGVSPSAYSVNSVTISVMEPRP; this is encoded by the exons ATGACTCTGGAGATCATAGTTGGTCAGAGCACCAGCAAGTTCGACAACGATAACTGCACGGGCCTCGTAGAATAT GCATGGCAACACTTTGTGAGGCGTACGGTTGAAGACATGCTGGACGGTGACCATCTCGGCCTGGTGAACGACGAGCAGGTGCAGCAGGCGTCACGGTGCGTGCACGTCGCGCTCCTCTGCGTCCAGAGCAACCGCTCCGTGAGGCCCTCCATGGACAGGGTCCACGGCGTGCTCGGCAGCAAGGAGGAGCTGGAGGAGCCCTCCACCCCCGGcttcgtcgcggcggcggcggccggcgtttCGCCGTCGGCTTACTCTGTGAACAGCGTGACGATCAGCGTCATGGAGCCTCGACCATGA